DNA from Triticum aestivum cultivar Chinese Spring chromosome 7D, IWGSC CS RefSeq v2.1, whole genome shotgun sequence:
CATCAACTTTTCGGTAAACTCTATTAGGGCATATCCAGTACACATACTTACACTGGCCTCAAATATCCACTTTGGAAATGTTTAGGCCTGTAGTGCAGGCCCCTAATTTGCGCCAGACATGTCTGGACATCTAAAATCCCTTAACCAGGCCCCAGGTCAAGATGCGGAGTAGGAGAGTCCGTGTGTCCATCACTCCGGACTTTGACAGCCCGGAAGCACCCATTTTGACCGTCAAATGCCTTTGTTTCCCGACGGTCGCCTCAGTTTTACACCGCATATCTCCGCTTCCTGCCGACCCATTGTATAATGCCTCCACTTTCCCTCGTTTCTCATTTTTAACCACGTGTTGCATACCTCCCCTCGCTACCCTCACTTCACCTCACACAAGCCTTGGTGCCCcctctcctcccccgacccctaaGATGTTCATACCTCCCCTTAATTGCCACCAGCACTGCAACCCGCACCAGTCATGGCGTCCCTCCCTGCTGCGTGCCCTCCCCATTAGATAATGTATGTGTTGCCGTTGTGTATAGAAATCCACCACCGCCGAGGAATAAGAGTCATGCACCGCTCGTGTCGCCGCCCAAACCAAGCAGGAGGAGGTGTTCACCGCTCCTCACTCCAAACGGGGGCGTAGGAGTGCGCCACTCATCATGTCGCATGTGCAATGGAGGAGAGACTCGCTGCCCGACACAAGGCACGAGCCAAGGCCGCGTGTTGCAAAGCATGTTGATGCCCCTAATCAGGCCATCCAGCAAAAGAAGGCGGCTAGGACGAGCAGCGGCAACACCTGCTTCTATGCCGAAAAGGAAATTGTCGCCGCTCTCGTCAGAGATGCAGCCGACATCGATGATGCCAACTTTGATGTGTTTGAGGAGAAGTTGTCTTCCATGTCTCCGGCCGTGGTGATAATAGATTAGTTACTAATAACTTTAGAGGATAGTTATTGTATATTTGTATGTCAAATGTAATGTCGAACATCTATTTATATCGAAGATTTTGCATTCTGAGGAGAAAATGAGGTTTTTTTAGGGCTAGGCTTGGATGGTCAATGCCCGCCCAGCTGTCCACGGACAATTGAGGATGCCCTTTGAGTTTTatccttggagatgcccttaggccaactccaacgcgccgacgcATTTCGTCTAGTCGCGTACGTTTGGATCCGCGCGGACAGAAAATACAGCAACGCGATGACGCAAACTGACGGATGCCCTTTTTTGTCCGCCACGACCCATTCCTGGCCCAAATTTGGGCTAGGGTTTGCGTCTGCGTAGACAAGTCGCGGACGCCTATGACACCCTtcccttgtcctcccctggcccacCCGTCTATGGCACACCGACCATTCTCGCCCTCCCCCTCCACATTGTACACCACGGCTTCGTCgccctcgccaccgccgcccagtTCCGGCTGCTTCGCCACTGCCCCAGGTGTCACCGTTGCATCCATTCACTTCCCCACCGCCACAGAATCAACTGGCGCTGACTCTTGTTGGCGTTTGCGGCCGCTCCTCGCCGCTATCGGAGCACGAGAAGACACGCCTACCTAAGGTTGCCGGCACCGCCTCTACCTCGACGGGCTTCGACGGGCCTGCTGCCCGTACGGGGAGAGGACGCTGCCATTCGCCGGCCGCGACTCCATCACATCCGCCTCCGTAGCCTCCCGCAAGGTGTTCGGCCTTTTGCCCATAAGGTACCATGGTGGATAGCTTGGATGAGTTCTTTTACAATAACGTCATATGTTCACTGGAcaattcatcatccgacgacgaggATTTTGTGGTTGCTACTATGAGCGTGAACAAGCACATTTCTAGGATGCGACCCATGTTTAGGGGACAATCCCGGGCCATGCTTCGGGGTTGAATGTAATAGGGAGAATGACCATTGCCTAATCTATAGCAATTATTTACAGCTCACATCCCCACTGTTCAATGTCAAGCTTTTCTGGCGATGCTTCCGGATGGCGAGGCATGTGTTCAACCGCATTTGGGAGGGAGTGGTAGAGTCTGAAGATTACTTCAAATACAAGTATGATGCCCTTCAAAAGGTTGGCTTCTCCTCTTACCGAAAATGTACTGCAGCTGTGCGGATGCTTGCATGCGAAATTCCTGGTGATCTTGTGGATGAGTATGTCCGATGAATGAGTCCACATGCCTTGCATCATTGTACAAGTTCTACAAAACTGGGTTGCAGTGTTTGGCCTggagtacttgagagaaccaaatGCTGCAGATACTGCCCAGTTTGTTGGCGATCAATGAATGGAGGGGCTTTCCGTGAATGATTggtagcatagactgcatgcactgagTGGTAGAACCGTCCATTTGCTTGGAAGGGCAGTATAAGGGGCATGTTAAAGCTTGCACGGTCATACTTGAAGCTGTGGCATCACAAGATCTTTGGATTTAGCACTCTTTTTTAGGCATGACAGGCTCTCACAATGACGTCGACGTGCTTCAGCGGTCTCCGGTGTTCGCAAGGCTTTCAGAAGGAAACTCCCCATATGTCAACTTTAAGGTCAATGGCCACCAATACAACAAGGGATACTTCCTAGTTGATGCCATCTATCCTCAGTGGTCGactattgtgaagacaatctccAAGCCGGTAGGAGAGAAGAGGGCTAGGTTTGCCCAAGAACAAGAGGGTGTTAAGAAGAATGTGGAGCGTGCTTTCGGTGTGCTCCAATCTTGATGGGCTATTGTTCGACACCCTGCTAGAACATGGAGCACTCGGAAGATGTGGAAGGTGATGATTGCTTGGGTTATCATACACAAAATTTAGAGGATGACCGTGAtgacagcctcctcgaccaagcgTGGGATTTTTAGAGTGAAAATGTTGAGCCTCGGCATGGAGTGGCAACGCTTGCACGGTTTACCCAATCTCATCAAGAAATGCGTGATTGAACGACTCACATTCAACTTCAAAATGACTATATGTGGACTCATATTTGGTACAATTTTGAATTCATTTAATTGTAAACTATGATTTTTTTATTTATTGTGATGTAAAAACTATGTGACTTATTTGGTAATAATCTATGTGCAAAGtttcttttcatttggacttattatatgcatatgatgtctaaattGTGAAAATTAGCCAAAAAAACGGCCTGGTGGGTGGGTACACTGGCAATGTTTGCGCGAATGAGAACCGACAAAGCCCCTAAAGCCGACCCATACGGATAAAAAATCCGTGTCCATTtaggtcggcgcgttggagttggccttagaagTTAGAAGTCTATAGATGCTTACGAGAATGACAAGTCAATCCTATTGATTTAATTTCTTACAAGAATTGAGTTAGATCTTGGCCATGCGTAAGGGAAGTCTTACTACTACGTATCCGATGGGCCTTGGGAAAGCAGACATGCGGTCCGTAGGACAATAATCATAAGCCACTCACCATCAATGTGCAACGCAGAACAAGATACGAAATACATTTCAATTTAAAATCTCGACATTCATCGATGGCAGGTTGTACTGAATGCACTCTGAAGAAACAATACATAACATGATATTTTTTCTGATCAAGATAGCTCAACCTACCTCATCCACAAGAAAGAGTGGCCCTGATACTAGTTCCGTTGTAGAGGTAACCTGTGAGATTTATACTCAGAAAGGCGCAAAAAATATGTGCAAAAATTTAAGTGCAACAATCCAACTCTGTCATGTATGAGAATCGATGTGAATTTGGAAAAATCAATAGGGCAAAACACAAATGCAACCTTGATGACAGACTAACAGTAAATTTACTCACGAAACATGACCAAGAAAGCTATATCATGATTTTATACTATAATACTGGCTAAGGGTTACATACACATTAAAGGTCTAGCCACAGAATCATTTTGTCGGGATTAGTCCGTTCGATGAGCCATTCTCAGGCTCTTTTCCATGGAAAGCAGATTGCCTCTCTGGTCTCCCATTTGGATTTGGAGGCAACGCCAAGTTAGGCGCAACACCGTTGGTACTTGAGTCACCCTTCAGGTTGAGTTTGGACATGTTGTACAGGTCTTCAACATTTACCGGGGGAGCTGAGTGGACGGCAACAGGCCTGACAGGCTCATGTGATGCTTGTACTGTACCTGGTGATGATGCTTGCATAGAGACTGGTGGCCCATAGAACATTGGAGCATAGCCATAGTACGGATACGGAAAAACTGCTTGGACATAGTGAGGTGCAGGAATCATCATTGGAGGAGGATAACCATATGGGGGCATCACTTGTGGCATCACCATCCCTGCTTCTCCAGCAATTGAACTTGAACCAGCCGATTCATTGCCCTGAGGTTGATGTGCCATTGCTAGAACTGGCGATGGGGCTGATGCATATGTTAGCATAGGCACAGGAGCAGGTGGTGCCATTACTGGCACTGGTGGTGGGACAGAAACAGATGTTATCACGGGCATAGGAGCGGGTGGTGTCACAGGAGCAGTAACAGGTCGTAGATCATCTACGAACTCTTCTACATCTTGTGAAGATGAACGGGAGAGCGGCATCTCTTGTGACGATGAACGGGAGAGTGGCTGGTCACCAGGCTGATTAAAAACCATAAAACAATCATAAGCAATTGGTACACTGGGGGACAAGCAATAAATATTAAAAAAACAATTATATTTGAGATGTCTTATTCACTTCATATAACATGGTGATTCTATGCTAACAGCTATACGAGAACTTACTAAGGCAACAGGAACAAAGAGGAAAAGAATAAGCACCAATCTTAAGAGACATGTTTGCCTAAGTGCAATCAGCTGGACCTGGTTGCACCTCAACACTACATGCAGAGAAATAGAAAGGTAGGGAGAGATGCTCACATCCTCAATAACCATATCGAAGAGGCTTGATCTTCTCTTTCTCCTATTAACATTTGTTTGGCGAATGAAATACTTCTGAGCATGGCTAGCAACTTGAGTAGGTGTCCTCGAGACAACATAATTACGGGATATGCCACGCCAATCACCTTTTCCTAATTTGTTCAATCCAAGTAGAAAATTTTTGTGCTCCTCTTCTGACCATGACTCACCTGTCACCCAACAAAATAAATGGCATTCTTCAATGCAAATTCGACATGTTCATTCAAATTTTTAAATCAAACACAAATATCAGCAATGCCAACAGAATAAAGAACAAGCATGAAGTTACATGGAAAGTTATAACAGTACTGTATACCATTACACATTAAAAGAATGCAAACCATGTACAAAATATGGAGTGTGAGTGTAACCTAGTTAATGATATTGGTGACTGTAATGAATATTATTTCTGGGTTGCAATAAAATCATTTAGCCAATTAAGTGACAAGGCCACAAGCTTGAATGGTAACAGCGGAATAGAAGCACAAGTTCagatttgtttcaaaaaaaaaagtacCCCCTCCGTGTAACATAGCTTGAAAAACGATCCTATATtgtaggacggagggagtaaattctGATGACAAGAAGCAGTCACAAGCACCGCTCACCACCAGTAAACCCCCAAATCTGTCACTAATGGGACAAAGTGATGAACTAAACACTAAAATAGCTCTCAAGCAAGTATTAAGTTGGAGTAGTTTGCTAATTTTGCACACCACTAGGCATCGTAAACCAAACAAAAATCCCAACTAACACCGAACCTACCAGATTAAAAGCAGTACTTTCCGCAAAGTTTCAGAAAACTACTTCGATCGGCACAGTAAAATCAAAACTTTCTCACTTGCCATCTTAAAAGCCAACAGAAAAACTGCACCTTCACAACAAAACCACATATTTGCACACTACAACAAACAATCGTCTTAACTACGTAAAGAACATCACAGGGCGATCAGAGCACATTTTTTTTACAGAACAGAGACTACACCTCCATACAGATGCAACAAAACAAAGAATCTCATCTCCCGTAGGCTAAAACAGGGGAGATAAGGAAAATAAAAATCCCACCTCGCTTCCTGTGTGGTTTGTCGTCGTCGCCCTCGGAGCCGTACCCCTCGGCCCTGGCACCGCCGCTACCCTCCGCGAGCTGCGCGAGGTTGCCCATGCTGACGCTCTTCCTGATTGGCTTGTCGCCGATGCGCACGCCGAAGAGCTTCACGGGGCGCGCCGTGCACGTGCGGGAGTTGTGCCCGTGGTGCCCGCACTGCGAGCACCGCCTCGGCCCGTCCCCCGCACCGCCGCCGGCAGGCGCCGACGGTGGCACGCCGTCCCGCGTCATGGCAGGCAGGCTAGGGTTGTGGATTTTTATTTTTTAATCTATTATATCTGGTTGATTGATTTGATCCGtccttttctttttctcctctGGTGGTGCGTCGTGTATTTATCGTCCGGGAGGGAGGCAAAGCCTATAAGAAGTATACGGCGAGAGATGAGCTGGGAATTTTCCTGGATTTTCCTTATCTGTACAATAAAAAAACCTTTTATGTGCTGGCGGTGATATTTGGATTTTGCTGGAAGTCTTCACCTTCGTAGTCAAGACATGCCACCAGATATTGTACAGCCTGGATCTTATTTGGTGGTTAAATACAGATTTTCCATATTAATATGGATGATTTTCAAAATAAATATTAGTATGGATGCATATCTGTATAAGATTGAATAGTCTAGTGATATGGAGTACATGATGTGGATTCTTTGTATCTGTTGATTCCTTTTATTACTACAATAAGATCTCTTACACTAAATGGATACGAGATTGGTGGTCCATTTATTAGACAAAATTAGAATGTACCCCACTGCGGGAATCGGTTGCAATATATTTCAGCTTGCTTTGGTAACATTATATCTGTATCAATGATACGAGAACCATAACTAAAAATACATATAAAATATTGCATTACATTACTACATAGTTGTAAAATACTTTTTGAATACAACTAGCATTTTTCTATGTATAGTTGCATATTGAGATGGTCTTTTTCGTACATGATTGCATATTAAGTTGGCATTGTTCTCATATTAAAAAGTATAGACTAACTCGGATCACCTACTTAGTTACCGTTATTTAGGTAGTCCACTCATCGGTTCCTTGACGAGAATATTGATAAGATTAGCTACGTAGGTTTTAAATTTTGAGCTGATTTCTCGTTGAAAGGATGAGAGCTATAGCGTTTATTTGTAGGAGCATTTTCTATCCCTACATTAGGTACACAACATTAGACTCTACCTTTTTGTAAACAttgtatttttttttctttgagCAATCAAATATAATTTTAATTTGTATAGGAATCAAAATGTCATAATATAATAAAAACATGGAGTATATTATATGGACTTTTGCATTTGTTTATTTACTTTGCACAATAAAACCCCTTAAATTAATGGGTACAAGATTGATGGTCCATCCATTAGGTGAAATGCTTAAGGTATAACCACCATTTAACCAGTCTTGATCGATGTTTTCCGTGAACATGAATATTAATAAGTTTTAGCCATGTAGATAATAAACTTTGAGAATACTTCTAAGTGAAAGGGCTATATATGGGTTGCTTTATTTGTATTAGATTTTTCCCTTTACATTTGATACAAAACATCATGACATTTCCCTCATGGAAATATTTTTTCAGTTTTTCTTCGGCCAATGAAACATAATTTTAAAACATGTAGTACTCAAAATGGCATGATATTACATCGTTTTGGAAATCATGCAAATCAAGGACCATGAGGTTACACCCAAATGACATAGATGATTCTAATTGATTCCTTGTGAATCAAGGTGGCTGCTAGGCACCACTTGTCACAAAAGATAACGTGTCTTAGTTTGGACATGGAAGCACATGTTTTTCTTATTTTATGGGTGGTAAGGCAACATGTTATTGGAGTCATAATGAGTGGAGGAAGTTTTCCACAAAAGAAACCGACCAATTTTGCTGAGATATGAGGCAACCGTTCATTGATAGAAAAGGTTTCCTTTTCTTTGGTTCTAGATATGGTCGAGAACAAAAAAGAACATAGTGGTGTTCGGCGGATAAGGCAATATCTTTTGTCACATGTTATGGGACAACATCTTTTTGATACTTAGTAGTTGCCATGGACGAATTGAATGTTGAAGAAATGTCACCCATCGCAATTTTTGGCTTACTAAAATTAAGAGCATAGCAAACGTGTCGCACACTGCTCACATACCGACATTTACAATAGGGAGGAGCCATGATAGCACTAGGCCCCGTGCCCGCTTCAGTGCTACAGTCATCTACAACGGGCTATGATGTAAAATATAGTTTGTGCACGGGTTTCGCAGCTCGGGTCGTGGCCAAGGGGACCGTGTCTTGGCTCCGTCACTGATTTACAATGCTCAACGCTTAAGTAGTAAACAtgtgttagggcatatttctccctaagtggttttggtgattgatgacaacatgtttgcggactaatcgtgtgcattgagcttttCATACTATCAAGCATATGGCAGAAGACGATTCGTGACCCTCAGAGTTTCAAGAGAAGACGGTTTTCTTTCCCGCGTTTCttttttggtggacttgagtcgtagggaaaaccgtactatcaagagggggtccgcatcggaatggtttgggtggaatcaacacgtacactctCCTTGCACCCATCATCCCCTTCTGTTCCTTGGAGTTGTCCCCCAGTTGCATCGGAGTAGGGGAGAAGAGACACAAGCGGTAATACCGCTGTAACCACCGTTCATACTACCGCTCGTGGCTGGGACCTCGATTTATCGTGTCGGGTTCTACAGTGGTGCCTCCGGGTTACTGCCATGCTACTCTTTTGTTCCTAGAAAAGGCGCGGTTCTAGCAGCAGTAgttgaagcggtagtaccgcccataggcggtagtaccgctcctaccaCCGCGGCTACCACAGCCCATTCATCTGTTTTTCTCCCTTGTTTCTTCTTTCTCATGTGTATCCTGtaagaagcggtagtaccgcttgtctgcgGGTTGTGAGATGCATAACAATTGGATttgtcccccccccccactataaaagggggtcttcttccccaagaagacctacctctttcccccaagctccattgttgctccaaagctcattcttgcccgatcactctccctagccaatcaaacttgtttattttctagggtttggttgagaaggcccggatctacacttctaccaagagaaatttgattccccccactaatcccttgcacatcttgttactcttgggtgtttgagcaccctagatggttgaggtcacctcgaagccacattccattgtggtgaagctccgtggtatcgttgggagcctccaatcaagttgtggagattgccccaaccttgtttgtaaaggttcggtcgccgccttcaaggacaccactagtggaatcacgacatctcgcattgtgtgagggcgtgaggagaatatggtggccctagtggcttcttggggagcattgtgcctccatgtaacgcccacgatgcggctatatctcccacgtgtcgaggcacgacttagaggcataaccgcatagtggttttgtcgcaagaagggtcatcttcacacaatcccatgtaatgaacaagaacgggataaagagttggcttacaatcgccacttcacacaattcataaatataatccatacatcatccagaatacaaacatatagaccgactacggtcaaaatccagatgaaaataagacaaccccaaa
Protein-coding regions in this window:
- the LOC123168290 gene encoding transcription factor MYBS3; translated protein: MTRDGVPPSAPAGGGAGDGPRRCSQCGHHGHNSRTCTARPVKLFGVRIGDKPIRKSVSMGNLAQLAEGSGGARAEGYGSEGDDDKPHRKRGESWSEEEHKNFLLGLNKLGKGDWRGISRNYVVSRTPTQVASHAQKYFIRQTNVNRRKRRSSLFDMVIEDPGDQPLSRSSSQEMPLSRSSSQDVEEFVDDLRPVTAPVTPPAPMPVITSVSVPPPVPVMAPPAPVPMLTYASAPSPVLAMAHQPQGNESAGSSSIAGEAGMVMPQVMPPYGYPPPMMIPAPHYVQAVFPYPYYGYAPMFYGPPVSMQASSPGTVQASHEPVRPVAVHSAPPVNVEDLYNMSKLNLKGDSSTNGVAPNLALPPNPNGRPERQSAFHGKEPENGSSNGLIPTK